The proteins below are encoded in one region of Winogradskyella helgolandensis:
- a CDS encoding zinc-dependent peptidase: protein MFLLIVSKTEQEIFEMELISNYVIPIGIVIIVFFIIYRLIKIFQFYYASIFNKPLFIYRLFKLNNLSPRQREILKNGHTFFRRLPYKHQRQFEHRVSEFIDTNEFIGRENLEVTEQMKVMIAATATMLCFGFKTYQLDIVETVIIYPNAYYSQINNMYHKGEVNPRLKTIVFSWEHFLQGYEIGDDNLNLGIHEFGHAIHLNASRKNDLSSLIFNRGFKNLTAYLQENESVRQDLIASKYFREYAYTNHYEFFAVLLENFIETPLEFKSQFPELYRCLKQMLNFKFTGY, encoded by the coding sequence ATTAATTGTATCAAAAACAGAACAAGAAATCTTTGAAATGGAGTTAATTTCAAATTATGTAATTCCTATTGGCATTGTTATAATAGTATTTTTTATAATATATCGGCTAATAAAGATTTTTCAATTTTATTACGCTTCAATATTTAACAAACCATTGTTTATATATCGTTTATTTAAGCTTAACAATTTATCTCCGAGACAAAGAGAAATTTTAAAAAATGGGCATACTTTTTTCCGAAGACTGCCCTATAAGCATCAACGTCAATTTGAACATAGGGTTTCTGAATTTATTGATACAAATGAATTTATAGGGAGAGAGAATCTCGAAGTGACCGAGCAGATGAAAGTTATGATTGCAGCTACTGCAACTATGCTATGTTTTGGATTTAAAACTTATCAGTTAGATATTGTAGAAACGGTTATCATTTACCCCAATGCTTATTATTCTCAAATAAATAACATGTATCATAAAGGTGAGGTAAACCCACGGCTAAAGACTATTGTATTTTCTTGGGAACATTTTTTACAAGGATATGAAATAGGGGATGATAACCTTAATTTAGGCATTCACGAATTTGGTCATGCCATACATTTAAATGCGTCTCGTAAAAATGATTTGAGTAGTTTAATTTTTAACCGAGGTTTTAAAAACTTAACCGCGTATTTACAGGAAAATGAATCTGTACGACAAGATTTAATTGCATCAAAATACTTTAGGGAGTATGCTTATACCAATCACTATGAGTTTTTCGCTGTATTGTTAGAAAATTTTATAGAAACACCATTAGAATTTAAATCTCAATTTCCGGAATTATATAGGTGTTTAAAACAGATGCTTAATTTTAAGTTTACGGGGTATTAA